A single region of the Bos mutus isolate GX-2022 chromosome 24, NWIPB_WYAK_1.1, whole genome shotgun sequence genome encodes:
- the AFG3L2 gene encoding mitochondrial inner membrane m-AAA protease component AFG3L2 isoform X2 — protein sequence MEKMEKKLVNLKKLWEKKKEPKPAAAPRPSGGGVGGGGKRGGKKDDSHWWSRFQKGDIPWDDKEFKMYFLWTALFWGGFLFYFLFKSSGREITWKDFANNYLSKGVVDRLEVVNKRFVRVTFTPGKTPVDGQYVWFNIGSVDTFERNLETLQQELGIEGENRVPVVYIAESDGSFLLSMLPTVLIIAFLLYTIRRGPAGIGRTGRGMGGLFSVGETTAKVLKDEIDVKFKDVAGCEEAKLEIMEFVNFLKNPKQYQDLGAKIPKGAILTGPPGTGKTLLAKATAGEANVPFITVSGSEFLEMFVGVGPARVRDLFALARKNAPCILFIDEIDAVGRKRGRGNFGGQSEQENTLNQLLVEMDGFNTTTNVVILAGTNRPDILDPALMRPGRFDRQIFIGPPDIKGRASIFKVHLRPLKLDSTLEKEKLARKLASLTPGFSGADVANVCNEAALIAARHLSDSINQKHFEQAIERVIGGLEKKTQVLQPEEKKTVAYHEAGHAVAGWYLEHADPLLKVSIIPRGKGLGYAQYLPREQYLYTREQLLDRMCMTLGGRVSEEIFFGRITTGAQDDLRKVTQSAYAQIVQFGMNEKVGQISFDLPRQGDMVLEKPYSEATARLIDDEVRILINDAYKRTVALLTEKKADVEKVALLLLEKEVLDKNDMVELLGPRPFAEKSTYEEFVEGTGSLDEDTSLPEGLKDWNREREGSEEPAGEKVTSPVQGAGPA from the exons atggaaaaaatggaaaaaaagctaGTGAACCTAAAGAAgttatgggagaaaaaaaa AGAACCCAAGCCAGCTGCTGCCCCGCGTCCTTCTGGAGGAGGAGTTGGTGGCGGTGGAAAACGAGGCGGCAAGAAAGATGACTCTCACTGGTGGTCCAGGTTCCAGAAG GGTGACATCCCATGGGATGATAAGGAATTCAAGATGTACTTTCTCTGGACCGCCCTGTTTTGGGGAGGATTCCTATTTTACTTCCTGTTCAAGAGCTCCGGGAGAGAAATCACGTGGAAGGACTTTGCTAACAACTATCTTTCCAAGGGAGTT GTAGACAGACTGGAAGTTGTCAACAAGCGATTTGTTCGAGTGACTTTTACACCAGGAAAAACTCCTGTTGATGGA CAGTACGTCTGGTTCAATATTGGCAGTGTGGACACCTTTGAGCGGAACCTGGAGACGCTGCAGCAGGAACTAGGCATAGAAGGAGAGAACCGGGTCCCTGTGGTCTACATCGCCGAGAGTGACGG CTCCTTCCTCCTGAGCATGCTGCCCACCGTGCTCATCATCGCCTTCCTGCTTTACACCATCCGGAGGGGCCCAGCCGGCATCGGCCGCACAGGCCGGGGCATGGGCGGACTCTTCAGTGTTGGAGAGACCACCGCCAAGGTCCTCAAGGATGAGATTGACGTGAAGTTCAAAGACGTGGCCGGCTGTGAGGAGGCCAAGCTGGAGATCATGGAATTTGTGAATTTCCTAAAAAATCCAAAGCAGTATCAAGACCTGGGAGCAAAAATCCCAAAG GGTGCCATTCTCACTGGTCCTCCAGGCACTGGGAAGACACTGCTGGCTAAGGCCACGGCTGGAGAAGCCAATGTCCCTTTCATCACCGTTAGCGGGTCTGAGTTCTTGGAGATGTTTGTTGGTGTAGGCCCAGCTAGA GTCCGTGACTTATTCGCTCTTGCTCGGAAGAACGCCCCTTGCATCCTCTTCATCGATGAAATAGATGCGGTGGGAAGGAAGAGAGGCAGGGGCAACTTCGGCGGGCAGAGTGAGCAGGAGAACACGCTCAACCAGCTGCTTGTGGAGATGGACG GATTTAACACAACAACCAATGTGGTCATCTTGGCGGGCACCAACCGACCGGATATCCTAGACCCAGCTCTGATGAGGCCAGGCCGCTTCGACAGGCAGATCTTCATTG GACCGCCGGACATTAAGGGAAGAGCCtctattttcaaagttcatctcCGACCTCTGAAGCTGGATAGCACCCTGGAAAAGGAGAAGCTGGCGAGGAAGCTCGCATCCTTGACCCCGGGGTTTTCAG GAGCCGATGTTGCCAACGTGTGCAACGAAGCTGCTTTGATCGCTGCGAGACACCTTTCAGATTCCATAAACCAGAAACACTTTGAACAAGCAATTGAACGAGTGATTGGCG GCTTAGAGAAGAAAACGCAGGTCCTACAGCCTGAGGAGAAGAAGACAGTGGCATACCATGAGGCAGGCCACGCAGTTGCCGGTTGGTACCTGGAGCACGCAGACCCCCTCTTGAAG GTGTCCATCATCCCACGAGGCAAAGGGCTGGGCTACGCTCAGTACCTGCCCCGGGAGCAGTACCTCTACACCCGGGAGCAGCTCCTGGACCGCATGTGCATGACCTTGGGCGGCCGAGTGTCCGAGGAGATCTTCTTTGGCAGGATCACTACCGGCGCCCAGGACGACTTGCGCAAAGTGACCCAGAGTGCCTACGCCCAG ATTGTTCAGTTTGGCATGAACGAGAAGGTCGGGCAGATCTCCTTTGACCTCCCACGTCAGGGGgacatggtgttggagaagccgtACAGCGAGGCCACCGCCAGACTCATAGATGACGAAGTACGAATCCTTATCAACGATGCTTACAAGAGGACAGTGGCCCTCCTCACAGAGAAGAAAGCCGACGTGGAGAAG GTTGCTCTGCTGTTGTTAGAAAAAGAAGTGTTAGACAAGAACGACATGGTGGAACTTCTGGGCCCCAGGCCATTTGCGGAGAAGTCTACGTACGAGGAGTTTGTGGAAGGCACTGGTAGCCTAGACGAGGACACCTCACTCCCCGAGGGCCTGAAGGACTGGAACAGGGAGCGTGAGGGCTCAGAGGAGCCCGCGGGCGAGAAGGTGACCAGCCCGGTCCAGGGTGCCGGCCCTGCGTAG
- the AFG3L2 gene encoding mitochondrial inner membrane m-AAA protease component AFG3L2 isoform X1, whose translation MAHRCLLLWGRGACRPRGMPPMLLPGGRTGSTERLYLRMLYRYATTQAKTSRNSLLTDVIAAYQRLCSRPPKGFEKYFPNGKNGKKASEPKEVMGEKKEPKPAAAPRPSGGGVGGGGKRGGKKDDSHWWSRFQKGDIPWDDKEFKMYFLWTALFWGGFLFYFLFKSSGREITWKDFANNYLSKGVVDRLEVVNKRFVRVTFTPGKTPVDGQYVWFNIGSVDTFERNLETLQQELGIEGENRVPVVYIAESDGSFLLSMLPTVLIIAFLLYTIRRGPAGIGRTGRGMGGLFSVGETTAKVLKDEIDVKFKDVAGCEEAKLEIMEFVNFLKNPKQYQDLGAKIPKGAILTGPPGTGKTLLAKATAGEANVPFITVSGSEFLEMFVGVGPARVRDLFALARKNAPCILFIDEIDAVGRKRGRGNFGGQSEQENTLNQLLVEMDGFNTTTNVVILAGTNRPDILDPALMRPGRFDRQIFIGPPDIKGRASIFKVHLRPLKLDSTLEKEKLARKLASLTPGFSGADVANVCNEAALIAARHLSDSINQKHFEQAIERVIGGLEKKTQVLQPEEKKTVAYHEAGHAVAGWYLEHADPLLKVSIIPRGKGLGYAQYLPREQYLYTREQLLDRMCMTLGGRVSEEIFFGRITTGAQDDLRKVTQSAYAQIVQFGMNEKVGQISFDLPRQGDMVLEKPYSEATARLIDDEVRILINDAYKRTVALLTEKKADVEKVALLLLEKEVLDKNDMVELLGPRPFAEKSTYEEFVEGTGSLDEDTSLPEGLKDWNREREGSEEPAGEKVTSPVQGAGPA comes from the exons ATGGCGCACCGCTGCTTGCTGCTATGGGGCCGGGGCGCCTGCCGGCCCCGCGGGATGCCCCCGATGCTCTTGCCTGGCGGCCGCACGGGCTCCACCGAACGGCTCTACCTGCGGATG CTTTATCGATATGCCACGACTCAGGCGAAAACCAGCAGGAATTCCCTTCTGACAGATGTGATTGCTGCTTATCAGAGACTCTGTTCTCGGCCTCCAAAAG gatttgaaaaatactttcccaatggaaaaaatggaaaaaaagctaGTGAACCTAAAGAAgttatgggagaaaaaaaag AACCCAAGCCAGCTGCTGCCCCGCGTCCTTCTGGAGGAGGAGTTGGTGGCGGTGGAAAACGAGGCGGCAAGAAAGATGACTCTCACTGGTGGTCCAGGTTCCAGAAG GGTGACATCCCATGGGATGATAAGGAATTCAAGATGTACTTTCTCTGGACCGCCCTGTTTTGGGGAGGATTCCTATTTTACTTCCTGTTCAAGAGCTCCGGGAGAGAAATCACGTGGAAGGACTTTGCTAACAACTATCTTTCCAAGGGAGTT GTAGACAGACTGGAAGTTGTCAACAAGCGATTTGTTCGAGTGACTTTTACACCAGGAAAAACTCCTGTTGATGGA CAGTACGTCTGGTTCAATATTGGCAGTGTGGACACCTTTGAGCGGAACCTGGAGACGCTGCAGCAGGAACTAGGCATAGAAGGAGAGAACCGGGTCCCTGTGGTCTACATCGCCGAGAGTGACGG CTCCTTCCTCCTGAGCATGCTGCCCACCGTGCTCATCATCGCCTTCCTGCTTTACACCATCCGGAGGGGCCCAGCCGGCATCGGCCGCACAGGCCGGGGCATGGGCGGACTCTTCAGTGTTGGAGAGACCACCGCCAAGGTCCTCAAGGATGAGATTGACGTGAAGTTCAAAGACGTGGCCGGCTGTGAGGAGGCCAAGCTGGAGATCATGGAATTTGTGAATTTCCTAAAAAATCCAAAGCAGTATCAAGACCTGGGAGCAAAAATCCCAAAG GGTGCCATTCTCACTGGTCCTCCAGGCACTGGGAAGACACTGCTGGCTAAGGCCACGGCTGGAGAAGCCAATGTCCCTTTCATCACCGTTAGCGGGTCTGAGTTCTTGGAGATGTTTGTTGGTGTAGGCCCAGCTAGA GTCCGTGACTTATTCGCTCTTGCTCGGAAGAACGCCCCTTGCATCCTCTTCATCGATGAAATAGATGCGGTGGGAAGGAAGAGAGGCAGGGGCAACTTCGGCGGGCAGAGTGAGCAGGAGAACACGCTCAACCAGCTGCTTGTGGAGATGGACG GATTTAACACAACAACCAATGTGGTCATCTTGGCGGGCACCAACCGACCGGATATCCTAGACCCAGCTCTGATGAGGCCAGGCCGCTTCGACAGGCAGATCTTCATTG GACCGCCGGACATTAAGGGAAGAGCCtctattttcaaagttcatctcCGACCTCTGAAGCTGGATAGCACCCTGGAAAAGGAGAAGCTGGCGAGGAAGCTCGCATCCTTGACCCCGGGGTTTTCAG GAGCCGATGTTGCCAACGTGTGCAACGAAGCTGCTTTGATCGCTGCGAGACACCTTTCAGATTCCATAAACCAGAAACACTTTGAACAAGCAATTGAACGAGTGATTGGCG GCTTAGAGAAGAAAACGCAGGTCCTACAGCCTGAGGAGAAGAAGACAGTGGCATACCATGAGGCAGGCCACGCAGTTGCCGGTTGGTACCTGGAGCACGCAGACCCCCTCTTGAAG GTGTCCATCATCCCACGAGGCAAAGGGCTGGGCTACGCTCAGTACCTGCCCCGGGAGCAGTACCTCTACACCCGGGAGCAGCTCCTGGACCGCATGTGCATGACCTTGGGCGGCCGAGTGTCCGAGGAGATCTTCTTTGGCAGGATCACTACCGGCGCCCAGGACGACTTGCGCAAAGTGACCCAGAGTGCCTACGCCCAG ATTGTTCAGTTTGGCATGAACGAGAAGGTCGGGCAGATCTCCTTTGACCTCCCACGTCAGGGGgacatggtgttggagaagccgtACAGCGAGGCCACCGCCAGACTCATAGATGACGAAGTACGAATCCTTATCAACGATGCTTACAAGAGGACAGTGGCCCTCCTCACAGAGAAGAAAGCCGACGTGGAGAAG GTTGCTCTGCTGTTGTTAGAAAAAGAAGTGTTAGACAAGAACGACATGGTGGAACTTCTGGGCCCCAGGCCATTTGCGGAGAAGTCTACGTACGAGGAGTTTGTGGAAGGCACTGGTAGCCTAGACGAGGACACCTCACTCCCCGAGGGCCTGAAGGACTGGAACAGGGAGCGTGAGGGCTCAGAGGAGCCCGCGGGCGAGAAGGTGACCAGCCCGGTCCAGGGTGCCGGCCCTGCGTAG